From one Paenibacillus terrae HPL-003 genomic stretch:
- a CDS encoding SRPBCC domain-containing protein, with product MKELKYEIYIGGTPKQVWDSLISPEYVQQIYYGSIIRSSFKEGELLEYVGPGAEGEETVHVYGTLLEYDPLKALRFTHKAGPSYLKGRENYESRISWLLEPMGQCTKLSLIHDEWHPDDPSYEASDNAWWHILSNTKTLVETGRTLDFGSPN from the coding sequence ATGAAAGAGCTGAAATATGAAATCTACATTGGGGGAACCCCTAAACAGGTATGGGACAGTCTAATCTCCCCGGAGTATGTGCAGCAAATCTATTATGGAAGCATTATTCGTTCCAGTTTCAAGGAGGGGGAACTCTTGGAGTATGTCGGACCAGGCGCTGAGGGTGAAGAAACCGTTCATGTGTACGGGACGCTACTGGAGTATGATCCCTTGAAGGCCCTGCGTTTTACACATAAGGCAGGCCCCTCTTACCTGAAAGGGAGAGAAAACTATGAATCCCGGATTTCTTGGCTGTTGGAACCGATGGGCCAATGCACGAAGCTGTCTCTTATCCATGATGAGTGGCATCCTGACGATCCTTCTTATGAAGCCAGTGACAATGCCTGGTGGCATATCTTGAGCAATACGAAAACCTTGGTGGAGACTGGCCGCACGCTCGATTTCGGAAGCCCCAACTAA
- a CDS encoding DUF805 domain-containing protein, giving the protein MQWYLKVLQNYVGFQGRARRTEYWMFVLFSAIATFIISLIDGLVGLTPILTYLYSLAVLLPSLAVIARRLHDTGRTGWWMLISLIPLVGSIILIVFLCQDSQPAENKYGKNPKL; this is encoded by the coding sequence ATGCAATGGTATTTAAAAGTGTTACAAAACTATGTAGGATTTCAAGGTAGAGCACGACGTACAGAATACTGGATGTTTGTTCTGTTCAGTGCGATCGCGACTTTTATTATCAGTCTGATTGATGGTCTTGTGGGCTTAACTCCGATCCTGACGTACCTTTATTCTTTGGCTGTCCTCTTGCCGTCTCTGGCCGTTATAGCCCGTAGACTGCACGACACAGGCAGAACCGGATGGTGGATGTTGATCAGTTTAATCCCTCTTGTCGGTTCTATTATCCTGATTGTATTCTTATGCCAAGACAGTCAACCCGCAGAAAATAAATACGGGAAAAATCCTAAATTGTAA
- a CDS encoding helix-turn-helix transcriptional regulator — translation MSKADHMLSIIWMLKQRRRTAGELAEALEISVRSVYRYIDALCVSGVPVISDAGPGGGYSLPENFAEAPLFFDAEEQKALVQAAAFARGTGYPYVKALDRALDKLKRYSNDRQIERMQHHERGIETLHAPNAAMAEHLQELESATASGDTLHMEYRKANEETILSRSIDPYGLVLWKGQWYTIAYCHQRQEIRSFRADRIAGLRRSGARFVRPADFSARDFLLQSLLPAQDTAEDLVSVVIESSEGILNDLCSHWLFGHTLEQREKGWARFLLDESSLFTYVPYFLLPYGKTLHIREPAALKDRLVAVAFEMARHYEN, via the coding sequence ATGTCCAAAGCAGACCATATGTTATCCATTATCTGGATGCTAAAGCAGCGTAGACGAACCGCAGGCGAATTAGCGGAAGCGCTAGAGATCAGCGTTCGTTCGGTATACCGCTATATAGATGCGCTGTGCGTCAGTGGAGTTCCAGTTATTTCCGATGCCGGACCCGGCGGTGGCTACAGCCTGCCTGAGAACTTTGCCGAAGCACCACTGTTTTTCGACGCTGAAGAGCAGAAGGCGCTTGTCCAAGCCGCCGCCTTTGCCCGCGGGACAGGATATCCATATGTCAAAGCTCTTGACCGCGCGCTGGATAAGCTGAAGCGTTACAGCAACGACCGACAAATCGAACGGATGCAGCACCATGAGCGCGGGATTGAAACGCTCCATGCGCCTAATGCGGCGATGGCGGAACATCTGCAAGAGCTTGAATCGGCTACTGCGAGTGGAGACACCCTACACATGGAATACCGCAAGGCAAATGAAGAAACAATCTTGTCACGTTCCATTGATCCTTATGGGCTTGTACTTTGGAAAGGGCAGTGGTACACCATCGCTTATTGCCATCAGCGACAGGAAATTCGTAGCTTCCGTGCTGATAGAATTGCCGGACTCCGGCGTAGCGGCGCAAGGTTCGTACGCCCTGCCGATTTCTCTGCTCGCGATTTTCTCCTGCAGAGCTTGCTTCCCGCCCAGGATACAGCGGAGGACCTGGTTTCCGTCGTGATTGAGTCTTCCGAGGGGATATTAAATGATCTTTGCAGCCACTGGCTATTCGGACATACTTTGGAGCAGCGAGAGAAGGGATGGGCCCGGTTCCTGCTGGATGAGAGTTCATTATTCACCTACGTCCCTTATTTCTTACTGCCTTATGGGAAAACGCTGCATATTCGGGAGCCTGCGGCGTTGAAAGACCGGCTGGTAGCTGTAGCCTTTGAAATGGCTCGCCATTACGAAAATTAA
- a CDS encoding spore germination protein, which yields MRFRKRSIHNKFKKPPVQHSNSHSAHSEEQLSANIGPNLQRIRQVLGNSTDIIIREVRIGKDGGQTIAILYTDGLADKNVVSDFIMESMMLDSSLSRDVERGIQTSSHVLQILEDYALTIGDIRDVTDFETLYNALLSGDAIILIDGETQGIIASARGWRDRGVTEPASENVVRGPREGFSETLRTNTALIRRKIKDPNLWLETKKIGRVTQTDVAVMYIKGIVNHKLVEEVHERLNRIDVDGILESGYIEELIQDETFTPFPTVYNSERPDVIAAELLEGKIAILVDGTPFVLVVPALFVSFLHAAEDYYQRADISSFIRVLRYTGVFISLLGPSLYVAITTFHQEMLPTSLLIGLAAQRESVPFPAFIEALMMELTFEILREAGVRMPKYIGAAVSIVGTLVIGQAAVQAGIISAAMVIVVSITAISSFVLPAYNMSIAFRMLRFPLMGLAASFGLFGIIVGGIALILHMCSLRSFGVPYMAPFAPLIPSDTKDTIFRLPHWMLITRPRLIDQKNVNRRNSTPPRKPRE from the coding sequence ATGCGTTTTCGGAAAAGAAGCATCCACAACAAGTTTAAAAAGCCCCCCGTCCAGCACAGCAATAGTCATTCTGCACATTCAGAAGAGCAGCTCAGTGCAAATATCGGGCCAAATCTTCAGCGGATCAGACAAGTACTCGGCAACAGCACCGACATCATCATCAGAGAAGTTCGTATCGGTAAAGATGGCGGTCAGACCATTGCTATCCTCTATACCGACGGTTTGGCGGATAAAAACGTAGTCTCTGACTTCATCATGGAGTCGATGATGCTGGATAGCAGCTTGTCCAGGGACGTGGAGCGTGGTATTCAAACCTCCTCCCATGTCCTGCAAATTTTAGAAGATTACGCCCTGACCATTGGTGACATCCGGGATGTTACTGACTTTGAAACCTTATATAACGCTCTGCTGTCCGGTGATGCGATCATTTTGATTGACGGTGAGACGCAAGGAATCATTGCCAGCGCACGAGGATGGAGGGATCGTGGGGTCACCGAGCCAGCCTCGGAAAATGTCGTCCGTGGGCCGCGAGAAGGATTCTCTGAAACACTGCGCACGAATACGGCCTTGATCCGGCGTAAGATAAAAGATCCGAATTTATGGCTGGAAACAAAAAAAATCGGCCGTGTGACCCAAACCGATGTCGCAGTCATGTATATCAAGGGAATCGTGAACCATAAATTGGTCGAAGAAGTGCATGAACGACTGAATCGCATTGATGTAGACGGCATTCTTGAAAGCGGATATATCGAGGAGTTAATTCAGGACGAAACATTTACCCCTTTTCCGACAGTATACAACTCCGAACGCCCAGACGTCATCGCCGCCGAACTGCTGGAAGGGAAGATCGCGATCCTGGTGGATGGAACCCCATTTGTGCTTGTCGTACCCGCGCTGTTTGTTTCCTTTCTACATGCGGCGGAGGATTATTATCAGCGTGCGGACATCAGCAGTTTCATCCGGGTTCTTCGTTACACCGGGGTCTTCATTTCCCTGCTTGGTCCGTCCTTATATGTTGCCATCACTACGTTTCATCAGGAAATGCTGCCAACCTCACTGCTGATTGGTCTGGCGGCACAGCGGGAGTCCGTTCCTTTTCCCGCCTTTATCGAAGCGCTCATGATGGAACTGACTTTTGAAATATTACGGGAAGCCGGCGTCCGCATGCCAAAGTATATCGGGGCAGCCGTCTCCATCGTGGGCACGCTCGTCATCGGACAAGCAGCAGTCCAGGCCGGGATCATATCAGCGGCGATGGTCATTGTCGTATCCATTACTGCGATTTCCAGCTTCGTTCTGCCTGCCTATAATATGTCCATTGCTTTCCGTATGCTGCGATTCCCTTTGATGGGGCTTGCTGCTTCATTCGGACTATTCGGGATTATCGTGGGTGGCATTGCCCTCATCCTGCATATGTGCAGCCTTCGTTCGTTTGGCGTTCCCTATATGGCTCCTTTTGCCCCTTTAATACCGTCGGACACCAAGGATACCATCTTTCGGCTTCCTCACTGGATGTTGATTACACGTCCCCGGCTGATTGATCAAAAAAATGTGAATCGCCGAAACAGTACCCCGCCTCGAAAACCACGGGAATAA